The following coding sequences lie in one Chelonia mydas isolate rCheMyd1 chromosome 6, rCheMyd1.pri.v2, whole genome shotgun sequence genomic window:
- the LOC114022169 gene encoding zinc finger protein 425-like translates to MAAAGPAQLQVAFEDVALYFSRREWELLSRPEKQLYRNQMLRNYQALVFLGSSGSTPDLIHWIEVGEAELWIRDAEAPGKAPGQRAPPQQGLGSREKRGDRVNVGEHRR, encoded by the exons ATGGCTGCAGCGGGGCCGGCGCAG CTCCAGGTGGCGTTTGAGGACGTGGCTCTGTATTTCAGCCGGAGGGAGTGGGAGCTCTTATCCCGGCCAGAGAAACAGCTGTACCGGAACCAGATGCTGAGAAATTACCAGGCCCTTGTTTTCCTGG GCTCTTCAGGTTCCACACCGGACTTAATCCACTGGATCGAGGTAGGGGAGGCAGAGCTCTGGATCCGGGATGCCGAGGCGCCAGGGAAAGCTCCGGGCCAGAGAGCCCCTCCTCAG CAGGGCCTGGGATCCCGGGAGAAACGAGGAGACAGAGTGAATGTGGGAGAGCACAGAAGGTGA